Proteins co-encoded in one Opitutus terrae PB90-1 genomic window:
- a CDS encoding glycoside hydrolase family 88/105 protein produces the protein MKTALAMLLVAGVVGSDCCAGEWPAGRSPEEIGRRVAENFLARDNMLMPPDQVIHYAQVCTWQGALTFADLSRDAALRERLIARYRALMVPANDALIPKREHVDWSVFGVLPLEIFLQTGDKQARSEGMWRADLQWSLPREDGLSRQTRFWIDDMYMIGALQTQAYRATEDPVYLERAARGMVVSLERLQQPNGLFFHGDEGRFHWGRGNGWMAAGMTELLRVLPKESRYHEAIMSGYRKMMAALLATQDGEGMWHQLVDDPNAWPESSCTGMFTFAMITGVKNGWLDESTYGPAARKGWLALTGTLDAEANVGEVCLGMGQKPTAQGYLDARRGAGDFHGQAPVLWCASAWLRPAGE, from the coding sequence ATGAAAACCGCGCTCGCTATGCTGCTCGTGGCCGGAGTCGTCGGGAGCGATTGTTGCGCGGGCGAGTGGCCGGCGGGGCGGTCGCCGGAAGAGATCGGCCGGCGCGTGGCGGAAAATTTTCTCGCGCGCGACAACATGCTGATGCCGCCGGATCAGGTGATCCACTACGCGCAGGTGTGCACGTGGCAGGGCGCGCTCACGTTCGCCGATCTCAGCCGAGACGCTGCGCTGCGCGAGCGGCTGATCGCACGCTACCGGGCGCTGATGGTGCCGGCGAATGACGCTCTCATTCCGAAACGCGAGCACGTCGACTGGTCGGTGTTCGGGGTGCTCCCGCTCGAGATTTTCCTGCAAACGGGGGACAAGCAGGCGCGCAGTGAGGGGATGTGGCGCGCGGACCTGCAATGGTCGCTGCCGCGTGAAGACGGATTGAGCCGGCAGACGCGGTTCTGGATCGATGACATGTATATGATCGGAGCGCTGCAGACGCAGGCGTACCGCGCGACCGAAGATCCAGTTTACCTGGAGCGTGCGGCGCGCGGAATGGTCGTGTCATTGGAACGATTGCAGCAACCGAACGGATTGTTTTTTCACGGCGACGAGGGCCGGTTTCATTGGGGACGGGGTAACGGCTGGATGGCCGCCGGCATGACCGAGCTCCTGCGCGTGCTGCCGAAGGAGAGCCGTTATCACGAAGCGATCATGAGCGGCTATCGGAAGATGATGGCGGCGTTGCTCGCGACACAGGACGGCGAGGGAATGTGGCACCAGTTGGTGGATGATCCGAACGCCTGGCCGGAGAGCTCATGCACGGGGATGTTCACGTTTGCGATGATCACCGGCGTAAAGAACGGCTGGCTGGACGAATCGACCTATGGTCCCGCGGCGCGCAAAGGTTGGCTGGCGCTCACCGGCACTCTCGACGCCGAGGCGAACGTGGGCGAAGTTTGCCTCGGGATGGGGCAGAAGCCGACGGCGCAAGGTTATCTCGATGCGCGGCGCGGGGCCGGCGATTTCCACGGGCAGGCGCCGGTGCTGTGGTGCGCCTCGGCGTGGTTGCGACCGGCGGGAGAATGA
- the eno gene encoding phosphopyruvate hydratase: MSTTITAITAREIIDSRGNPTVEVDVKLACGALGRAAVPSGASTGEHEAIELRDGDKARYGGKGTLKAVANVKSKIAPVLTGFDALDQIGVDKAMLKLDGTSTKSKLGANAILGVSMATAKAAAIAVGQPLYKYLGGPNAKVLPVPMMNIMNGGAHSDAPIDFQEFMIMPTGAKTFSEALRMGSEVFHALKKALKDKGLATAVGDEGGFAPKLESTEAALDIIAVAVKNAGYKLGKDINLALDVAASEFYVPAKKHYVFKKSSGQIMSGDDMVEFYKKLTSQYPIISIEDGCAEGDWATWKKLTDAIGDKVQLVGDDLFVTNTEFLKKGIETGTANSILVKVNQIGSLTETFDAVEMAKEARYTAVISHRSGETEDVTISDIAVATNAGQIKTGSLCRTDRIAKYNQLLRIEEELGASAIYGGKMRGL, encoded by the coding sequence ATGAGCACCACCATCACAGCCATCACGGCCCGCGAAATCATCGATTCGCGCGGCAATCCGACGGTCGAAGTCGACGTTAAACTCGCTTGCGGCGCTCTCGGCCGCGCGGCCGTTCCGTCCGGTGCGTCTACCGGCGAACACGAAGCCATCGAGCTCCGCGACGGCGACAAGGCCCGCTACGGCGGCAAGGGCACGCTCAAGGCCGTGGCCAACGTGAAGTCGAAGATCGCGCCCGTGCTGACCGGCTTCGACGCGCTCGACCAGATCGGCGTCGACAAGGCGATGCTCAAGCTCGACGGCACTTCGACCAAGTCGAAGCTCGGCGCCAACGCCATCCTCGGCGTCTCGATGGCCACCGCCAAAGCCGCCGCCATCGCCGTCGGTCAGCCGCTCTACAAGTATCTCGGCGGGCCGAACGCGAAGGTGCTGCCGGTGCCGATGATGAACATCATGAACGGCGGCGCGCACTCCGATGCCCCAATCGATTTCCAGGAATTCATGATCATGCCGACCGGGGCGAAGACCTTCTCCGAGGCGCTCCGCATGGGCTCCGAGGTTTTCCACGCGTTGAAGAAGGCGCTCAAGGACAAGGGCCTCGCCACCGCGGTCGGCGACGAGGGCGGGTTCGCCCCGAAGCTCGAGTCGACCGAGGCCGCGCTGGACATCATCGCCGTCGCGGTGAAGAACGCCGGCTACAAGCTCGGCAAGGACATCAACCTCGCGCTCGACGTCGCCGCCTCCGAATTCTACGTCCCGGCCAAGAAGCACTACGTGTTCAAGAAGTCCTCCGGACAAATCATGTCCGGCGACGATATGGTCGAGTTCTACAAGAAGCTCACCTCCCAATACCCGATCATCTCGATCGAAGACGGCTGCGCCGAGGGCGATTGGGCCACGTGGAAGAAGCTGACCGACGCCATCGGCGACAAGGTTCAGCTCGTGGGCGACGATCTCTTCGTGACGAACACCGAGTTCCTCAAGAAGGGCATCGAGACCGGCACCGCCAACTCGATTCTCGTCAAGGTCAACCAGATTGGCTCGCTCACCGAAACGTTCGACGCCGTCGAGATGGCCAAGGAAGCGCGCTACACCGCGGTCATTTCGCACCGTTCCGGTGAGACCGAGGACGTCACGATCTCCGATATCGCCGTCGCGACGAACGCCGGCCAGATCAAGACCGGATCGCTCTGCCGCACGGACCGGATCGCGAAATACAACCAGCTCCTCCGCATCGAGGAAGAGCTCGGCGCCAGCGCAATCTACGGCGGCAAGATGCGCGGGCTGTAA
- a CDS encoding ankyrin repeat domain-containing protein: MLPPALLTEAHLTVRNDAGYTPLHHAAESGHLGDVPGELLRADLLVSASNSGYTVFHVAAANGHLDQIPAELITAEVILAKNHLGNTLLHEAAENGTLDRVPAEFVTGDHCRHRNLGGETVLHVAALNGHLNQLPPSLLTAGLLLEKTTAGDTVIHAAAIAGHLEQIPASLLTPDHLVIASKSGFTAIHAAAESGQLAKIPRAYLTADLLLTRNDNGDTPLHAAAYEGHLDQVPLALLTAENLNARNYDGVSVGRTAITRGFAEQIPVALRPKTPGPLRRFLERNGLLRPPF; this comes from the coding sequence GTGCTTCCTCCCGCGCTGCTCACCGAAGCCCACCTGACGGTCCGCAACGACGCCGGCTACACGCCGCTCCATCATGCCGCCGAATCCGGTCACCTCGGCGACGTGCCGGGCGAGCTCCTGCGCGCAGACCTGCTCGTATCCGCCAGCAACTCCGGCTACACGGTTTTCCACGTCGCCGCTGCCAACGGACACCTCGACCAGATTCCCGCCGAGCTGATCACCGCGGAGGTGATTCTAGCGAAAAATCACCTTGGCAACACACTGCTCCACGAAGCGGCGGAGAACGGCACGCTGGATCGGGTGCCGGCCGAGTTCGTCACGGGCGACCACTGTCGTCACCGCAACCTCGGCGGCGAAACCGTGCTGCACGTTGCGGCGCTCAATGGTCATCTCAACCAGCTGCCGCCGTCGCTGCTCACGGCGGGCCTCTTGCTCGAAAAAACCACCGCAGGCGATACGGTCATCCACGCCGCCGCCATCGCCGGCCATCTCGAGCAGATTCCCGCGTCGCTGCTCACACCCGACCATCTCGTCATCGCGAGCAAAAGCGGATTTACGGCGATTCACGCCGCCGCCGAATCCGGTCAGCTCGCGAAGATTCCCCGGGCCTATCTCACCGCCGATCTGCTGCTCACACGCAACGACAATGGCGACACCCCGCTCCACGCCGCCGCCTACGAGGGCCACCTCGACCAGGTGCCGCTCGCGCTCCTGACGGCGGAAAATCTCAACGCGCGTAACTACGACGGCGTGAGCGTCGGCCGCACGGCGATCACCCGTGGCTTCGCCGAACAGATTCCCGTGGCGCTGCGGCCGAAGACACCAGGACCGTTGCGCCGCTTTCTGGAACGCAACGGCCTGCTCCGCCCGCCATTCTGA
- a CDS encoding response regulator, which yields MPRNQVQRRRAGSIARQQAFSGERSGWEVWQRPQTRGLRQIDGFHEADEGDLRFNLRNWQTKSPADGGRFRFAKKAAARTITAMKPAQPAPAAETQKSAVLLIDDEKPLLDVFTTALEPFYEVTTATSAREAEFILHKKAFKVVVADHLMPGGNGMNFLVRAREEYPHMQRILVTGYMKPEMLMRSVNEAALFRYLLKPVSLPELLKVIQEAVKVHDTAAAATR from the coding sequence GTGCCGCGCAATCAGGTGCAGCGCCGTCGTGCCGGAAGCATTGCGCGCCAGCAGGCGTTCAGCGGTGAACGCTCCGGATGGGAGGTCTGGCAACGTCCCCAGACGCGCGGCCTGCGGCAGATCGATGGTTTCCATGAGGCAGACGAGGGCGACCTAAGGTTCAACCTCCGGAACTGGCAAACCAAAAGCCCAGCGGACGGCGGCCGGTTTCGATTTGCCAAGAAAGCAGCGGCCCGCACGATCACGGCGATGAAGCCAGCGCAACCCGCACCTGCCGCCGAAACGCAGAAGAGTGCCGTGTTGCTGATCGATGACGAGAAACCGTTACTCGATGTCTTCACCACGGCGCTTGAGCCGTTCTACGAAGTGACGACGGCGACCTCGGCGCGCGAGGCGGAGTTCATTTTGCACAAGAAAGCGTTCAAGGTGGTGGTCGCCGATCACCTGATGCCCGGCGGCAACGGCATGAATTTTTTGGTGCGTGCGCGCGAAGAGTATCCGCACATGCAGCGGATCCTCGTCACCGGCTACATGAAGCCGGAAATGCTGATGCGCAGCGTGAACGAGGCCGCGTTGTTCCGGTATCTGTTAAAACCGGTGTCGCTCCCGGAGTTGTTAAAGGTGATTCAGGAAGCCGTGAAGGTGCACGACACCGCCGCGGCGGCCACGCGCTGA
- the uvrA gene encoding excinuclease ABC subunit UvrA: MHAVVKSSRPAPECIRLRGVRQNNLKGFDLDVPLGRYIAVTGLSGAGKSSLVFDTLHAEGQRRYVETFSAYTRQFLDLLNKPKVDSIENIRPSIAIEQTNTVKTSRSTVGTMTELTDFFKVWFSHVAECFDPETGEKVEDDNPQSIWAKTSAAHPNRAVIVAFKVTKPANLTWPEILQNLKAQSYVRVLLAAAAAATRNPPQLHRLEDLLSASSDPATIHPQLSGASELFVVQDRITIAAAEKPRFLEAVETALHFGQGQVHLFAADGFAELGHFSRGLHSPKTGRTFRAATPALFSFNSPLGACPHCRGFGRVIEIDYRLAVPDQSLSIDQGVIKCWESEIYGESKKDLYVFTKKKRIPTNVPFASLTPEQRDYVINGEPGYGEENGKTWPQYWYGVKGFFRWLEKNTYKMHVRVFLARYRAYNPCPACGGQRLQPEALCWKWQGRTLPDLYQLPVSDLLAQLASKAARHGHDTARKSDSRSETLAYDSIVTRLRYLEQVGLGYLTLDRQSRTLSGGEVERVNLTSCLGTSLVDTLFVLDEPSVGLHPRDIDRLIAIIRTLTNAGNTVVVVEHDEAMIRAADHVIEVGPEPGGRGGHIVFEGTVSEMLRSRESVTGAYFSGRETIETPARRRPVSLGARASRPQSANAAAPSSSPQWLTFTDVSKHNLAHLTFRLPLGRFVCLSGVSGSGKSTLLDNVIYQGLLTQRLQLAEDPAEIKAITPAPDTAPFGELVLVDQSPLSKTPRSNPALYSEAWELIRELYARTPAAQEAGFNSSSFSFNSGEGRCEHCQGLGYERVEMQFLSDVFVPCPICDGRRFKPEVLAIQWNGRSVADLLATSINDALPLFTEHPEIHRRLAALETVGLGYLTLGQPLNTLSGGESQRLKLVRYLGDYTAQEVGSPYPNSAGALLLLDEPTTGLHRHDVKRLLSVLHALVDRGHSVVVIEHNLDVLKSADWLIEIGPDAGANGGRIVAEGTPEDVAAANTATSPFLRAALEAESGGRTPELKAAESAARNGASALQPSTSNLNSISSSLEIEGARENNLKNLSVAIPHRQLSVVTGVSGSGKSTLAFDIVFAEGQRRFMESMSPYARQFVEQLPRPAVDRLTGIPPTVAIEQRVTRGSRKSTVATITEVAQYLRLLYARLGIQHHPETDQPVEPLSPAQLKSLLSRVLSENPKARKARHLYLCAPLIRGRKGHHQPIATWIANQGYELMRADGQLTRVDAFQKLDRYREHDIEVVVADLKTGSPASRAKSKSSGSQLSAPSSRLSEALRLGKGSCFLLTERGEILSWFSTTRTDIHTGESFPELDPKHFSFNSPRGWCPTCRGHGRVFPWMLEPDEDAEDDPAARLREFGIDSADDVSDAGQPCPECHGARLNRIARAVKLHFKAPGRRGRRAPARASQPSALNSQPTYALSLPELLTSTPAHLLAHLRELDLDARGRLITQDIIPQIEERLRFLDHVGLGYLSLERPTETLSGGEAQRIRLAAQLGSNLSGVLYVLDEPSIGLHARDNDRLIETLQSLREKGNTLLVVEHDDELMERADRIIDLGPAAGVHGGELLANGTPAEIKRSAKSLTGLFLKKGIAHPLRGEYRPAMWHGRLARVATRAKAKLTGGTPVPQQWLELRGALFRNLKGFDLRLPLGRLIMVAGPSGAGKSTLFRDVLDPAVSFAIKEQKASLTGREFVKATGFVVADSHLSTLSTQLPFAELRGANGFKRVIEVDQSPIGKTPRSTPATYLGIFDLIRQFFASLPEAKIRGYTASRFSFNTTGGRCPTCEGAGRIKLEMAFMPDTYLPCDDCHGLRYGPELADITWKGKSIGEVLQLTFEEAAQFFDFHSQLAQVCQLMVDCGLGYLTLGQSSPTLSGGEAQRLKLVTELSAGLASYRERSRGERPRNLYLLEEPTIGLHLSDCEKLIRVLHSLVDQGHTVIVIEHHLDLLAEADYIVELGPVGGPDGGELLYQGELAGLLKVRGSPTAPYLRAKLNGHRRAQP, encoded by the coding sequence GTGCACGCTGTGGTCAAGTCCTCCCGCCCTGCTCCCGAATGCATCCGCCTGCGCGGCGTCCGCCAGAATAACCTGAAAGGGTTCGATCTGGACGTTCCGCTCGGCCGTTACATCGCGGTCACCGGGCTCAGCGGCGCGGGCAAGTCCTCCCTCGTTTTCGACACGCTCCACGCCGAAGGCCAGCGCCGCTACGTCGAGACGTTCAGCGCCTACACCCGGCAGTTCCTCGATCTTCTCAACAAGCCCAAGGTCGACTCGATCGAGAACATCCGACCATCGATCGCCATCGAGCAGACCAACACGGTCAAAACCTCGCGCTCGACGGTCGGCACGATGACCGAGCTGACGGATTTTTTTAAAGTCTGGTTCAGTCACGTGGCCGAGTGCTTCGACCCCGAGACCGGCGAGAAGGTCGAGGACGACAATCCGCAGAGCATCTGGGCCAAGACCTCTGCGGCGCATCCCAACCGAGCCGTGATCGTAGCCTTCAAGGTCACCAAGCCCGCGAACCTCACCTGGCCGGAGATTCTCCAAAACCTCAAGGCTCAGTCCTACGTTCGGGTCCTGCTCGCCGCCGCCGCAGCCGCTACCCGCAACCCACCGCAGCTGCACCGGCTGGAGGATTTGCTCAGCGCCAGCTCCGATCCGGCGACGATCCACCCTCAGCTCTCCGGCGCGTCGGAACTTTTCGTCGTGCAGGATCGGATCACGATCGCCGCGGCCGAAAAGCCCCGGTTCCTCGAAGCCGTCGAAACCGCGCTCCACTTCGGCCAGGGCCAGGTGCACCTGTTCGCCGCGGATGGTTTCGCCGAGCTTGGTCACTTCTCGCGTGGACTGCACTCGCCCAAAACCGGCCGCACCTTCCGCGCCGCGACGCCGGCGCTGTTCTCGTTCAACTCGCCGCTCGGCGCGTGTCCGCACTGCCGCGGGTTTGGCCGGGTGATCGAAATCGACTACCGGCTCGCGGTGCCGGACCAGTCGCTCTCGATCGACCAGGGCGTCATCAAGTGCTGGGAGAGCGAAATCTACGGCGAATCGAAAAAGGACCTCTACGTCTTCACGAAGAAGAAGCGGATTCCGACGAACGTCCCGTTCGCTTCGCTCACGCCAGAGCAGCGCGACTACGTGATCAACGGCGAACCCGGCTACGGCGAGGAGAACGGCAAGACGTGGCCGCAGTACTGGTATGGCGTGAAGGGTTTCTTCCGCTGGCTCGAGAAGAACACGTACAAGATGCACGTGCGCGTGTTCCTGGCGCGCTATCGGGCCTACAACCCGTGCCCCGCGTGCGGCGGCCAGCGGCTGCAGCCCGAAGCGCTGTGCTGGAAATGGCAGGGGCGCACGCTCCCTGATCTCTACCAGCTGCCGGTCTCCGATCTGCTCGCGCAGCTCGCCTCCAAAGCGGCCCGGCACGGGCACGACACCGCGAGGAAATCGGATTCACGCAGCGAAACACTCGCCTACGACTCGATCGTCACGCGGCTGCGTTACCTCGAACAGGTGGGACTCGGTTACCTCACGTTGGATCGCCAATCGCGCACGCTGTCGGGTGGCGAGGTCGAACGCGTGAATTTGACCAGCTGCCTCGGCACCTCGCTCGTCGATACGTTGTTCGTGCTCGATGAACCGAGCGTCGGGCTGCATCCGCGCGACATCGATCGGCTGATCGCGATCATCCGCACGCTGACGAACGCCGGCAACACGGTGGTCGTTGTGGAGCACGATGAGGCCATGATCCGTGCCGCCGATCACGTGATCGAGGTCGGTCCCGAGCCCGGCGGCCGCGGCGGACACATTGTGTTCGAGGGCACCGTGTCCGAGATGCTCCGCTCGCGCGAAAGCGTGACCGGCGCCTATTTCTCCGGTCGGGAGACGATCGAAACACCTGCGCGCCGCCGCCCTGTTTCCCTGGGAGCGCGGGCGTCCCGCCCGCAATCAGCGAACGCTGCTGCGCCGTCCAGCTCCCCGCAGTGGCTCACGTTCACCGACGTCTCGAAGCACAACCTCGCTCATCTCACGTTCCGGCTGCCGCTGGGCCGTTTCGTCTGCCTCAGCGGCGTCTCCGGCTCCGGCAAATCGACGCTGCTCGACAACGTCATCTACCAAGGCCTGCTCACGCAACGGCTGCAGCTGGCGGAAGATCCCGCCGAGATCAAAGCGATCACGCCCGCGCCCGACACCGCGCCGTTTGGCGAGCTCGTCCTTGTCGATCAGTCGCCGCTGTCGAAAACGCCGCGCTCGAATCCCGCGCTCTACTCGGAGGCATGGGAGCTGATCCGCGAACTCTACGCTCGCACGCCGGCCGCGCAGGAAGCGGGCTTCAACAGTTCGAGCTTCTCGTTCAACAGCGGTGAGGGTCGCTGCGAGCACTGTCAGGGACTCGGCTACGAGCGCGTGGAGATGCAGTTTCTCTCCGACGTGTTCGTGCCCTGCCCGATCTGCGACGGCCGGCGCTTCAAGCCCGAGGTGCTCGCGATCCAGTGGAACGGCCGCTCCGTCGCCGACCTGCTCGCGACGAGCATCAATGACGCGCTGCCGCTGTTCACGGAACACCCGGAGATCCATCGACGGCTCGCCGCGCTCGAGACGGTGGGTCTCGGCTACCTGACGCTCGGCCAGCCGCTCAATACGCTCAGCGGCGGTGAATCGCAGCGGCTGAAGCTGGTCCGCTATTTAGGCGACTACACAGCTCAGGAGGTCGGTTCGCCCTATCCGAATTCCGCCGGCGCCCTGCTGCTCCTCGACGAGCCGACGACCGGTCTGCACCGTCATGACGTCAAGCGATTGCTATCCGTCTTGCACGCGCTCGTCGACCGCGGCCACAGCGTCGTCGTGATTGAGCACAATCTCGACGTGCTGAAATCCGCCGACTGGCTGATTGAGATCGGCCCCGACGCCGGCGCAAACGGCGGACGTATCGTCGCCGAGGGCACGCCGGAAGACGTGGCCGCGGCGAACACCGCCACGTCGCCCTTCCTGCGCGCAGCGCTGGAGGCAGAGTCTGGCGGCAGGACTCCAGAGCTGAAAGCAGCCGAGTCGGCCGCCCGCAACGGGGCGTCTGCACTTCAACCCTCAACTTCAAACCTCAACTCGATCTCAAGCTCGCTGGAGATCGAGGGCGCCCGCGAGAACAACCTCAAGAACCTCTCCGTCGCGATTCCGCACCGCCAGCTGTCCGTGGTCACCGGCGTTTCCGGCTCCGGCAAGTCGACACTCGCCTTCGACATCGTGTTCGCGGAGGGCCAGCGGCGGTTCATGGAGTCGATGTCGCCCTACGCGCGGCAGTTCGTCGAACAGCTGCCCCGCCCCGCCGTCGACCGGCTGACCGGCATTCCGCCGACCGTCGCGATCGAACAGCGCGTCACGCGCGGCTCGCGCAAGTCGACGGTCGCGACGATCACCGAGGTGGCCCAATATCTTCGGCTGCTCTACGCGCGGCTCGGGATCCAGCACCACCCAGAAACCGATCAGCCGGTCGAACCGCTTTCGCCGGCACAGCTGAAATCGCTGCTCAGCCGCGTTCTCTCCGAAAACCCAAAGGCCAGAAAAGCGCGCCATCTCTATCTCTGCGCGCCGCTCATCCGCGGGCGCAAGGGCCACCACCAGCCCATCGCCACGTGGATCGCGAACCAAGGCTACGAGCTAATGCGCGCGGATGGACAGCTCACGCGCGTCGACGCGTTCCAGAAACTCGACCGTTATCGCGAACACGACATCGAGGTGGTCGTCGCGGATCTGAAAACCGGGAGCCCAGCGTCCAGAGCCAAGAGCAAAAGTTCTGGCTCTCAGCTCTCCGCTCCCAGCTCTCGGCTGTCCGAGGCGCTTCGCCTCGGCAAGGGCTCGTGCTTCCTGCTCACCGAACGCGGCGAGATCCTGTCCTGGTTCTCCACCACGCGCACCGACATCCACACGGGCGAGTCTTTTCCGGAACTCGACCCAAAACATTTCTCGTTCAACTCGCCCCGCGGCTGGTGTCCCACCTGTCGTGGACACGGCCGCGTGTTCCCGTGGATGCTCGAGCCAGATGAAGACGCCGAGGACGATCCGGCTGCCCGGCTCCGCGAGTTCGGCATCGACTCCGCGGACGACGTGTCCGACGCCGGCCAGCCCTGTCCCGAATGCCACGGTGCCCGGCTCAACCGGATCGCTCGCGCCGTGAAGCTTCACTTCAAAGCTCCGGGGCGCCGCGGCCGCCGGGCTCCTGCTCGAGCCTCTCAACCCTCAGCGCTCAACTCTCAACCCACCTACGCGCTTTCGCTGCCCGAACTGTTGACGTCGACCCCGGCCCACCTGCTGGCACATCTGCGCGAGCTGGATCTCGACGCGCGCGGCCGGCTTATCACGCAAGACATCATCCCGCAGATTGAGGAGCGTCTCCGGTTTCTGGACCACGTGGGTCTCGGCTATCTGTCGCTCGAACGCCCGACCGAAACGCTCTCCGGCGGCGAAGCGCAGCGCATCCGACTCGCGGCCCAGCTCGGCTCGAATCTCTCCGGCGTGCTCTACGTGCTCGACGAGCCGTCGATCGGCCTGCACGCGCGCGACAACGACCGGCTGATCGAAACGCTCCAATCGCTGCGGGAAAAGGGCAACACGCTCCTGGTCGTCGAACACGACGACGAGCTCATGGAGCGCGCCGACCGCATCATCGACCTGGGCCCCGCAGCAGGCGTTCACGGCGGTGAGCTGTTGGCCAACGGCACGCCCGCGGAGATCAAGCGCAGCGCGAAATCGCTCACCGGACTCTTCCTCAAGAAAGGCATCGCGCATCCGCTCCGCGGCGAGTATCGGCCGGCAATGTGGCATGGGCGTCTCGCCCGTGTGGCGACACGCGCGAAGGCCAAACTCACGGGCGGGACGCCCGTGCCACAGCAGTGGCTCGAGCTTCGCGGCGCCTTGTTCCGCAATCTCAAGGGCTTTGACCTACGACTCCCACTCGGACGGTTGATCATGGTCGCCGGTCCTTCCGGCGCCGGCAAATCGACGCTCTTCCGCGACGTGCTCGATCCCGCCGTCTCGTTCGCGATCAAGGAACAGAAGGCGTCGCTCACCGGCCGCGAGTTCGTGAAGGCCACCGGCTTTGTCGTTGCCGACTCTCATCTCTCAACTCTCAGCACTCAACTGCCGTTTGCGGAGCTCCGCGGAGCAAACGGCTTCAAACGGGTCATCGAGGTCGACCAATCCCCTATCGGCAAAACGCCGCGCTCCACGCCGGCGACCTACCTCGGCATCTTCGATCTCATCCGGCAGTTCTTCGCGTCGCTGCCCGAAGCGAAGATCCGCGGCTACACGGCGTCGCGATTTTCCTTCAACACCACCGGCGGACGCTGCCCCACCTGCGAGGGCGCGGGTCGGATCAAGCTCGAGATGGCGTTCATGCCGGACACTTACCTGCCGTGCGACGACTGCCACGGTCTGCGCTACGGCCCGGAGCTCGCGGACATCACCTGGAAAGGCAAAAGCATCGGCGAGGTGCTGCAGCTCACGTTCGAGGAAGCCGCGCAGTTTTTCGACTTCCACTCGCAGCTCGCGCAGGTCTGCCAGCTCATGGTCGATTGCGGCCTCGGCTACCTCACGCTCGGCCAGTCGTCACCCACGCTCTCCGGCGGCGAAGCACAGCGGCTCAAGCTCGTGACCGAGCTTTCCGCCGGGCTCGCCAGCTACCGCGAGCGCAGTCGCGGCGAGCGTCCGCGCAATCTTTACCTACTTGAGGAGCCGACCATCGGGCTCCACCTCAGCGACTGCGAGAAACTGATCCGCGTGCTGCACTCGCTCGTCGATCAGGGGCACACAGTCATCGTGATCGAACATCACCTCGATCTGCTCGCCGAAGCCGACTACATCGTCGAGCTTGGTCCGGTCGGCGGTCCGGATGGCGGCGAGCTACTCTACCAAGGCGAACTTGCCGGCTTGTTGAAGGTGCGCGGCAGTCCCACCGCCCCCTATCTCCGCGCGAAACTCAACGGCCACCGCCGCGCCCAACCGTAG
- a CDS encoding glycosyltransferase has translation MKILLVQDFLRSGGTERQSVLLANAFAEAGHAVTLLTFRPAGPLAATISARVTHRTLQPFDTTLDWFAPRLLGTAARLAPDIVLCLGRMANCYAGALQRRLGPRTAVIATMRTGKSLPWLFRRSLRQVRAVVANSRDACDVLVQRYTVDPAGITVIHNSLVFPAHAAGAGDALPASRAALREQFGARPATFVLLCVAMFRPEKNQRELIEIAAGLPAEFDWQLWLAGDGPARADCEQLARAKNCLDRVRFPGFLRDPSALYAAADVAVHASASESLSNFLIEAQAHGLPAVAYAAQGIAECFVPGQTGWVIPRGERDAFRDALEQLARATPPARAARAAAARDFARNTFDPARQVAAYLELFSRLRG, from the coding sequence ATGAAAATCCTCCTCGTCCAGGATTTCCTCCGCAGCGGCGGCACCGAGCGGCAGTCCGTGCTCCTCGCCAACGCATTTGCCGAGGCCGGACACGCGGTCACCCTGCTCACGTTTCGGCCGGCCGGACCGCTCGCCGCGACGATTTCCGCGCGGGTGACGCACCGCACGCTGCAGCCTTTCGACACCACGCTCGACTGGTTCGCGCCGCGGCTGCTCGGCACCGCAGCACGACTCGCGCCCGACATCGTACTCTGTCTCGGCCGGATGGCGAACTGCTACGCCGGCGCGCTGCAGCGCCGGCTCGGCCCGCGCACCGCGGTGATTGCCACGATGCGCACCGGCAAATCGCTGCCGTGGCTGTTCCGCCGCTCGCTGCGTCAGGTGCGCGCCGTCGTGGCCAACAGCCGCGACGCGTGCGACGTTCTCGTCCAACGCTACACCGTCGACCCGGCAGGAATCACAGTCATCCACAACTCGCTGGTTTTTCCCGCGCACGCGGCCGGCGCTGGAGACGCACTCCCCGCGTCGCGCGCGGCGCTGCGCGAACAGTTCGGCGCCCGGCCGGCGACGTTCGTCCTGCTATGCGTAGCGATGTTTCGTCCGGAGAAAAACCAGCGCGAGCTGATCGAGATCGCCGCAGGACTGCCGGCGGAGTTCGACTGGCAGCTGTGGCTGGCCGGCGATGGGCCCGCGCGCGCCGACTGTGAACAGCTCGCCCGCGCGAAAAACTGCCTCGATCGCGTCCGGTTTCCCGGCTTCCTGCGCGATCCGTCCGCACTTTATGCAGCGGCCGACGTGGCGGTGCACGCGTCCGCGAGCGAGTCGCTGTCGAATTTCCTGATCGAGGCGCAGGCCCACGGACTGCCGGCCGTCGCCTACGCCGCGCAAGGCATCGCAGAGTGTTTCGTTCCTGGGCAAACCGGTTGGGTGATTCCGCGCGGCGAACGCGATGCGTTTCGCGATGCGCTCGAGCAACTCGCGCGCGCCACGCCGCCAGCACGCGCCGCCCGTGCCGCCGCCGCCCGGGATTTCGCACGCAACACCTTCGATCCGGCCCGCCAGGTCGCGGCTTATCTCGAGCTGTTCAGCCGGTTGCGCGGCTGA